Sequence from the uncultured Flavobacterium sp. genome:
TGGTTACCAGCTCCAAAAAATGCCTTTTATTACTTAATCCGAATTTATGGTCCGGACGAATCTATATTAAAAGGAATCTGGAAAGCGCCTCAACCAGAACTTGTAAAATAAGAATGTTTTTGGTGGCAATTCTATTTAAGGAAGCATTCGTTTAAATAAAATTAATTCCATGAAGAGAACCAATATTTATAAAACCCTGTTTATTACAATTGTATTGACTCTTTTTTGCAGCGCTGAAATAAACGCTCAAAAAATGGCGCAAAATGTTGCAGCTTGGGTTGGTTACGAAATGTATTTGCCTTTTAAAGAAGACGGAAGATGGGGTTTATTGTTAGAAGGATATTCTAAAGGGAATGATTTTGTATCAGAACTTCAAGGTTCTTTTTATCGTGTAGGAGCCAACTATTATCTTAAAAACGGAAATCGTTTAGGAGCGGGTGTAGCCTATCAATGGGATTTGCCTTATGACGAGGTTTCATTGCCTTACAACAATCCGGATTACAGGATATATGAGCAATTTATTTGGCGTATTGTCAAGAAAGAAGGAAACGAAGTCTGGACACAACGGTTTAGAATGGAGCAACGCTGGCTAGGTCGAAAAGACGATCCAAACAGTACAAGTGATCATTTTGATTATTACAAATTCGAAAATACGTTTAGATATCAGGTTCGTTATCAATATTGGTTTAAACCGCGATGGGCAGCTGTTATTTATGATGAACTTCACATTAGAACAAATGCTGCCAGTGGCAATGAAAATTATCTGGATCAAAACAGATTGTATTTAGGTGGAGCTTATAGTTTGGATAAACGAAGAGAAATTAGAATGGAATTGGGTTATATGAATCAGATTTTTTTTAAATCGCCTGATACAGAAAGTGGCTTAAGCCGAATGAACCATACAATCCGAATTACGTTAACGACAGATTTGCCTTTTAAAAGAAAAGAAAATTAAAAGTTATGATTGAGGAATCTAAAGATAATAGCGAAGACAGATTTGATCCTGCACTATCAAAAGCACATCGTTTTGATCAGGGTGTTGCGCTCAGACAAGTTGCGCCCCGCTCAGTTCATCAGGAATGGAATCCGGCAGAAAATCGCGAAGATCCAATCGAAATTTTAATTAAAACGAGCATTGGAAGAATCGAAAGTTTATTGCCAATTCGATATACCCGAATGATGGAATCGCCTTTTGCATTCTTTAGAGGATCTGCTGCAATTATGGCCGCAGATTTAGCTCAAACGCCTAATACAGGAATTGATCTTCAGCTTTGTGGTGATTGTCATTTAATGAATTTTGGAGGATTTGCAACGCCGGAACGTAAACTGGTCTTTGATATTAATGATTTTGATGAAACATTTCCAGGTCCTTGGGAATGGGATATAAAAAGACTTGCTGCCAGTTTTGTAATTGCCGGAAGATGGAAAAAATTTACGAATAAAGTTTGTAAAGAATTTGCATGGCATGTTGCAGACAGTTACAAAAGACATATGCTGGATTATAGCAAATTATCGGCATTACAAATTTGGTATGCTGATATTGATCTTGCCGAATTAATCGAAAGAGGTGAAGACGAAGAGATAAAATCGTTTCAGCAAAAGCGAATAAAAAAAGCGGCAGAATATACTGCGCATGAAAAAGAGTTTGCAAAAATGACGTATCAGGAAGGTTCGCGTGCCCGAATAAAAGATGATCCGCCTTTAATATATCATCCGACAGGAGAAGAAGGAAAACGAATTTTAAAAGAAGCCGAAACCGTTCATAAGCGTTATCTCGAAACATTGTCTGATGAGAAAAAAGTGCTTTTAAGTCGATATACATTACATGATTTGGCTATAAAGGTGGTAGGAGTAGGAAGCGTGGGAACACTTTGCGGAATTAGTTTATTAATGTCGGCTACAGGCGAACCTATTTTTTTACAGTTTAAAGAAGCAAGACAAAGCGTGTTAGAACCGAATTTAAAAATCAAAGGAAAATACAGTCATCAAGGCGAAAGAATTGTCATGGGACAAAAACTGATGCAATCAGCATCGGATATGTTTTTGGGTTGGACAAACGATGATCATGGCAAATTCTTTTATATCCGCCAATTGCGTGATGCCAAAGTAAAACCTGTTCTTGAAATTATGAAAGCCAAAAACATGGCAGATTATGCAAAAGCCTGCGGATGGGCGCTTGCAAGAGCACATGCCCGTACGGGAGATCCATCTGTTTTGTCTGGGTACATTGGAAAAAGTAATGAATTTGCCAATGCAATTTCGAGATTTTCTCTTTCGTATGCCAATCAAAATGAGTCAGATTATAATAGAATGTTAGAAGCAATAAAAGAAGGAAGATTACCTATTTCAACGGAAGTCTAACCTTTCATTAATTATTAAAAATAGAATATATGGGTAAAAAGTTTTTGTTTTTGATGGGCTTTGTGATCCTTACAATCACGACAAAAGGCCAGACACAGCGTATAGATTCTACGGCTGTTTTTCTATTACATCGGGCTGGGGAAACTTTGCAGGATATAAAGTCTTGCAGTTTTACGGCCATTACAACTTATGATGTTCCAAATGAAAGTTTAGGGCTCATAAAACATGCGATAACAGACAAAGTCGCGATTAAATTTCCAGATAAAATGAAGGTTACTTCAGCAGGAGATAAAGGAAATCGGGGTTTATGGTACAACGGAAAAAAACTAAATTATTATTCCTTCGATAATAACACCTATAGTTTTACTGCTGCTCCAGGTTCTGTAATCGAAACCATTGATGAGGTCAGTAAAAAATTCGGGATTGAATTTCCCGGTGCCGATTTTTTCTATCCAACGTTTTTACAGGATCTTATTTCAGAACAAGGCAATTTAATCTTTCTGGGAAAAACGATAGTCGACGGACGTGAGTGTTTTCATATTGCAGGAAGCGATAAAACAAAAAGTTATCAATTCTGGATAGGAAGCGACGATCTTTTTCTGCCTGTAAAACTTGTAATTATTTATACCAATGATAAAGACAAACCACAATATGAAGCGCTTTATAAAGATTGGACCATAAATAATGATTATCCGGATTCAATGTTTGAATTTACGACGCCACCAAAAGCTGCAAAAGTAAAGTTAGCGCCTAGAGAAAACACAAAATAATCGTATAAACTCCATAGTTATGAAATTATATCAATCCAAAAATAAAATCTCAATCATAATTACTGCATTCTTTGCATTGCTACTTATGATTCCAGAAGATGCAACAGCACAGCGTTTTGGGCATTTTCGCCCTATGCCGATGCCACGACCAATGCCAACACCTCGTCCGTTGCCAACACCTCGTCCGTTGCCACCGCCTCGTCCGTTGCCGCCACCGGGACCCAGACCAATTCCACCAAGACCGCTTCCGCCGCCGCCGCATCCATATCCTTACCCAAGACCATATCCGGTACCATTTCACCCTTATCCGGTGCCATATCCATACATCTATCATCCGTTTGTACCTTATTATTGGGGACCAACATGGTATCCGATAGGATTTTTTGCTGCAACATTAACAACAGCCGCAATTGTAATTTCGGTCGAAAATAATCAATACAATTATGACGATGGTGTTTACTATGTAAAAGAATCCAGTGGCTATAAAGTTGTGCCGGCACCGCTGGGAGCAACAATTTCAGAATTGCCAAAAGGATATGTGACAATTAATGTTTCAGGAACAGAATACTATTATTATGGTGGAGCTTATTATGCAAAAGATACCAGTAAATACAAAGTAGTAAATGCGCCTGTTGGAGCAGTTGTTTCACATCTTCCTGAAGGTGCTGAAGAAAAAACGATTGACGGTCAAAAATACATGATTTATAATAATGTGTATTATCAGCCAATTTCTAAAGACGGACAAGATAGTTATGTTGTCGTTCAGGGAAAATAGAAATTAAAAAAATCAGAACGGGTTGTTTTTTTCGAAATAAGCCGTTCTGACAAATAAGTAAGAATTTTATTTATTTTGTTATGTTAATTAAATAAAATAATTTATCTTTGAGTGTGAGGTAAGATATTGTAAAATAAGAAGTTGCATTAATTCGACGCTTGTTTTAGGTTTACTTGCCATTCGGATAATATTTATTCAAGATTTTATAATTCCTAGTTAAACTAATTTAATCATTAATTTAAAATACCAAAAAATGAATATTAAAAGAAAGAATCTTCGCATTATCCCAATGTTGTTATTGGGTATTTTTTACAGTTGTTCACCAACCGTAAAAGTTACAACTGACTATGACCATGCTGCTAATTTTAGCGAATATAAAACTTTTGCATTTTATGATTTAAAGGCGCAGGAAGGTCAGATAAATCAATTAAATGTTGATCGAATTACCAAATCAATCCGTGCAGAACTTACTAGTAAAGGATTTACCGAAACTACTATTAATCCGGATTTAAAAGTAAACGCAGTATCTATTTTAAAAAATAAAACATCAGTATCAGCAAACACAGACTTCTATGGTTATGGCGGAATGTATCGTCCATACGGATATTGGGGCGGCGGTGCTATGATGGGAGGAGCAAATACAACATTTAATACTTACGATTATGTTGACGGCTCACTTGTAATTGATATTGTGTCTTCAAAAACTCAAAAACTAATATGGCAAGGTATCGGTAATGCCGAAATTGACAGCAAACCGGATAATCCTGAAGAGTTTATTGCTGCTTCAATCAAAAAAATACTTGCAGGTTTCCCTCCGGGATTGGCAAAAAAATAAGACTATAATGGCTTAAAAATTTAAGATACTATACTTATCAAACCCCAGATAAGTATAGTACTTGATAAATTGACGATTGACTTCTTTTTAAATCTACTTTAAAAAAGAAAAGGAATATTTTTAATAAATCAAGCTTAAAATCATGATCGAAATAGTACTCTCAATTTTCTTTTTTATTGCAACTATAGTTGGTTTTGCAACATCGTTTATGGTTCTGTTTTCAAAAAAAAACTATTCAAAAAGTTTTTTTCTGGGACTGTTTCTCTTTAGTCTTGCGGTTGTAAGTATTTATAATTTTTACTTGTCAGCAACTGTTTTTAAAAATTTTCCGGATCTGTTTAGAATTACAAAATCATTTGTTTTTTTAGTCGCACCTTCTGCTTTCTTATATGTTCGAAGCATATTGTTTTCGAACAAAATGTTTCGAAAATATGATTGGCTTCATTTTTTACCTTTCATGGTTTACTTTAGTTTGACCGTTTTTGTATGGGCAGGAAATTCTCTTGGTATTGATGCTGTTCATTATATTTCGGATAAAATAAATAGTCCTTTTTCGATGCTAAGTTTAACAGTTTGGCTGTCGTATGCATTTTGCCAGACAATGATGATTTTAAACTACGATTTAAAAAGCATCAAAGAAAATCACTTTAACAGAGTAAAAATTTTAAGCTGGATCAGAGTATATAATTTGATGATTTTGTTTTTGTTTTCGGCACTTTTTGTACACTATTTTTTGGTTAGCAAAGTAGATACTATTGATTTATCTTGTTATGTTTTAATCTCGGCAGTGCTTGTTTTTACAGTTGGCTGGCTTTATTTTAAACCTCAGATTTTTTACGATACAGATGAAGTCGAACATCATGATTATGATTTTGCTGAGGATGATTTGGTAATAGAAAAAACACATGAAACTAAAAACATATTACCAATTATAAAAGAAATAACTACAGAAAAAAAAGAACTATATCTGGAAAAATTAGAAAGCATTTTTGTTTCAAAAGAGCTCTTTTTGAAAAAAGATTTAGTGATTCGTGATATATCTGATGAAACCGGAATCTCGGTTCATCATCTTTCAAATTTAATCAATTCAGAATTTAATCTTCATTTTCAGGATTATGTAAATCTAAAAAGGATCGAATATTTTAAAGAAAAAATAAACGATCCGGAATGGAAGGATTTATCTTTAGAAGGCATGGCTTGGGGCTCCGGATTTAAGTCCAGAACAACCTGTTTTAGAGCCTTTATAAAACATACCGGAAAATCGCCTTCTGAATACTTCAAAGTAATTAGGTTTAATCCTGAGAAAACAAATACTTATTATTTTAAACCAACTTCAAACTAAAAAAGAAGGTTGTAAAAAGTAGTTGTGTAATCTCATTAATGTTTAAAATAACAACTATGAAAACAAAATTTAATCAAAGACAAGCAACAAAACTCGTACTTGTCTTAGCGCTTTTGTTTATTTGTTTGTCTGGTAATGCGCAACTTAAAGGCGGTCACATACTTGGTGCTATGGGATTGCAATCAGGAACACAAACACCTGAAAACACTTTAAGTGTGTATGTACCCGGATATTTTTATGCTGCATCATCACTAAGAAATGCCGACGGAGATAAATCAATCGCAAATCCGGATCTTAATATGTTTATTACAGGAGTTGGTGCAACTTATGTAAGCGACTTCAAAATTTTAGGTGCCAATTATGGAGCAACAGTTTTGCTTGCATTTGCATCCAATAGAATTCAGGGAAATACTTTAGATTCAAAAAGTCCTTTTGCCTTAACGGATACTTATATCGTACCAATTCAATTGGGCTGGCATAATAAACGAGCCGATTTTGTTTTTAGCTATCAAATGTATTTACCTACCGGAAAATTTGAAGTTGGAGCTTCTGATAATAGTGGTTTAGGAATGTTTATGAATGAGTTTTCGGCTGGAACAACTTTGTTTTTTAATGACAAGAAAACCTTTCATTTTTCGGCTTTAGCCTCCTATGAAATAAACGGAAAAAAGAAAGATACTGATATTAAAACCGGAGATCTTTTAAGTATTGAAGGAGGTTTGGGAAAAACATTCTATATGATGAATGCCGAGAAAACAGCTCCAAAAGGAATATTGAACGCAGGATTAATTTATTATTTGCAATATAAAGTAACAAACGATCAGATTCCGGTTCCAATATTTGGTACGATCGAAACAGACAAAGACCGAGTTGGAGGAATTGGAGCCGAGATTAATTACTATCATATTGGCTGTAGTACTTCGGCAGGATTTAGATGGATCGCTGAGGTTGAGGCAATAAATAGATTTCAGGGAAATACATTTTTCTTAACGTTGGCGCACGTATTTAGTTTCAAGAAAAAATAGCTTAAGTAGATTTCTTGTAACTTTTTTGTTGACGTTTTTAATAATACAGTTATTTCTAAAGTTGTTTAAAAGGCAAATAAATATTCAGTTTCTACTATGAAAAGCACAACTCACATGCGTAAAATTGCCCTATTAAATCTTTTCTTCATCTTGTCATTTTCTACAATGATGGGGCAAAAACCACATATTAGCGTAAAAGATTCTCTTGATGGAGCATTCGATTTAAGCGACTACATTATTTATGCACATGGTTTTATTGTCGTTCCAACCTTAATAACTGAGCCAGCTTTAGGAGGAATTGGTGGCGCAATTGTACCTATTTTTCTAAAAAAACACGCTCCGGTTATTGACGAAAACGGAAAAAAACGATTTATAGATCCTGATATTACCGGAGCAATGGGAATGTATACCGGTAATAAAAGCTGGGTTGCAGGAGCATTTCGGGCAGGAAGTTTTATAAAATCAAAAATAATGTATCGCGTTGGCGCTGGTTACGGAAATGTAAACATGTCTTTCTATGAAAATATGCCCAGCGGAAAAGACAAAGAAATAGACCTTAATTTTCAATCTTTCGTGTTTTATACGCGGGTTATGAAACAATTTAGAAATGCAAAATGGAGCGCCGGACCACAATATTTTTTATTGGATTCTAAAATTAATTTCCCAGATTTAAATAATCTTCCATCGTTTGCAAAGCTCAAAGATATTAATAGTACTGTCAGTCAATTGGGAGCAGCGCTTCAGTTTGACGGACGTGACAATATATTTACACCAGATAAAGGAATGCGATTTCAGGCAGATTTCTTTTGGTCGGATAATGCAATAGGAAGTGATTATGACGCCTGGCGAGTAAATTTATCTGCAATAGGATATTATCCTTTAACTAAAAAATTAATTGGCGGACTTAGGATAGAAGGGGAGGAAGCGTTTGGAAGTCCGCCTTTTTATCTTCGACCAGGAATTAATTTAAGAGGAATTCCGGCAGCAAGATATCAGGGAAAAGCAAGTATTGTAACTGAAGCAGAGTTAAGATGGGACGTTTACAGAAGATGGAGCGTAATGGGTTATGGCGGTCTCGCAAGTGCTTTTAACGATTGGGATAAAGCTTTTGCAAAACCTGTAGTTTACAGCTACGGAACCGGTTTTAGATATTTATTGGCTCGAAAATTCAAACTGCGAATGGGTGTCGACGTTGCAAAAGGTCCAGAAGATTGGGCATATTACGTAGTTTTTGGAAGCAATTGGTTGCGATAATAAATAAAAATTCCCAACGTAATTATTGGGAATTTTAAAGTGTTTTTATCTAAAAAAATAAAGCCTGATAATCTTATTTTTTCCAATATGGTTTAATGATTTTATTTTCTTTATGAATCAAAATCAATAATAAAATAGTTCCTAAAGCACAAAATACAATTGCCTGAATTGATCCTTCGGGACCAAATTCTCCTCCGGTTATAAATTCCGGACCTTGTATTTTTGCTGTTAATAAACTCTTCGTTTTTTCGTTTCCGGATGTTATGGCTCCATAAATTCCCGACTGTGTAAAATTCCATGCAAAATGTAATGCAATAGGCATCCATAAATTACGACTGTAAATAAAAGCAGCGCCCATTAAAAAACCTGCAGTAGTAATACAGATGCTCGAAATCAAAGTTCCGTTAGGATTTGCCAAATGTAAAACTCCAAATAGTATTGAAGAAAAAGTCAGAGAAATATAAGTTCCCAGTTTTTCTTCCATAATTCTAAATATAATTCCGCGTACCAATATTTCTTCGATAATGGCGACTGTAAACATAATCGCAAACGGAATCAGGATAAACGAAATTGGGTTAATGTTTACAACGCTGTAATTTCCGTTGAGGTACATTACTAAAATAGTAAGCGATTGTAGAATAAAACCAATTAAAACTCCAATAGTAATATTCTTTAAAAGTCCTTTTGACGCAAATTCTGTTACAGTTCTTTTGTCGTATTTTCTAAAGAAAAGAATATAACTGAAAATGCAGGATGCCGAAACAAAAAGCCCTTTTAGAAGATTGCGATAATCTTTATCGAGCGAAGTTAATCCCAGTAGTTTTACGGCAATTTGTTGACCAATAATTACAACTGCCATAAAAGTAAGTATCGCCAGAATAATTTTGGTTACAGGAGAATTAAAAGTTCTTTGTTTTAAAGTAAGCGTTTCCATTTGATTGTGTTTTATCATTTATGATAAAGCAAAATTAGGCGACACCAAAACCAAAAAATAGAATGAAATTTGCCTCTGCTATAATTTCTGAAATTGTTTGGGTAAAAATCCTGTTTGACTTTTAAAAGTTCTAATAAAATGGCTTTGGTCCGAAAATCCGCATTGAAAACCAATTTCGGTTAAATTATCTTCGGTGGATTGAATCAGCGAAAGCGAACGATTTATTTTAATTCGGCGCATATATTCTCCAAGTGTACAGCCAAAATATTTAGGAAAATGTTTCGAAATTGTAATTGGGTTTAAGTTTAAAACCGTTGCAAGATCCTGCAAATTTGGATTCTCATTCCAGCAATCGTTCAATAATTCTTCGAGACTTTTTACCCAAAACGGACTTTTATCAAAGCGTTCTAAATGAACATTAGAATTGGATATTTGAGCAAACAACATCTTAATCGTGTCGCCCGAAAAAGTATCATCGACCTGAGATTCTTTAAATATTTTTAGAATCAAAAATTTGGTAAGCGTAGTATTTTGAACAGATTTTTCGATAATGGCTTCAGAAATTTGAAGTTCTTTCAACAGATCTTCTTCAACTTCAATATTGATATTTTTAGACGGAAAAAGAGTGTTTTGATTCAAATGCAATTCATCGCTGTGATAAAATAGTAACGAACCCGGACCAATATTTTCGCTGAAATTTTTACGTTTTTCTGTTGTTCCGCCTTTTAGAAATAGCGTAATATGTGCATTATTATGCGAATGCCAGCCTTCGTAAACCTTACTTTTATACTCAGTTTCAACAACAGCAATTCCTTGCGTGTTATTAAAAATATTTTTGGTATTGCCTAAGTATT
This genomic interval carries:
- a CDS encoding DUF2092 domain-containing protein is translated as MGKKFLFLMGFVILTITTKGQTQRIDSTAVFLLHRAGETLQDIKSCSFTAITTYDVPNESLGLIKHAITDKVAIKFPDKMKVTSAGDKGNRGLWYNGKKLNYYSFDNNTYSFTAAPGSVIETIDEVSKKFGIEFPGADFFYPTFLQDLISEQGNLIFLGKTIVDGRECFHIAGSDKTKSYQFWIGSDDLFLPVKLVIIYTNDKDKPQYEALYKDWTINNDYPDSMFEFTTPPKAAKVKLAPRENTK
- a CDS encoding transporter, whose translation is MKTKFNQRQATKLVLVLALLFICLSGNAQLKGGHILGAMGLQSGTQTPENTLSVYVPGYFYAASSLRNADGDKSIANPDLNMFITGVGATYVSDFKILGANYGATVLLAFASNRIQGNTLDSKSPFALTDTYIVPIQLGWHNKRADFVFSYQMYLPTGKFEVGASDNSGLGMFMNEFSAGTTLFFNDKKTFHFSALASYEINGKKKDTDIKTGDLLSIEGGLGKTFYMMNAEKTAPKGILNAGLIYYLQYKVTNDQIPVPIFGTIETDKDRVGGIGAEINYYHIGCSTSAGFRWIAEVEAINRFQGNTFFLTLAHVFSFKKK
- a CDS encoding DUF2490 domain-containing protein gives rise to the protein MKRTNIYKTLFITIVLTLFCSAEINAQKMAQNVAAWVGYEMYLPFKEDGRWGLLLEGYSKGNDFVSELQGSFYRVGANYYLKNGNRLGAGVAYQWDLPYDEVSLPYNNPDYRIYEQFIWRIVKKEGNEVWTQRFRMEQRWLGRKDDPNSTSDHFDYYKFENTFRYQVRYQYWFKPRWAAVIYDELHIRTNAASGNENYLDQNRLYLGGAYSLDKRREIRMELGYMNQIFFKSPDTESGLSRMNHTIRITLTTDLPFKRKEN
- a CDS encoding helix-turn-helix transcriptional regulator, with the protein product MYELEKEKYLGNTKNIFNNTQGIAVVETEYKSKVYEGWHSHNNAHITLFLKGGTTEKRKNFSENIGPGSLLFYHSDELHLNQNTLFPSKNINIEVEEDLLKELQISEAIIEKSVQNTTLTKFLILKIFKESQVDDTFSGDTIKMLFAQISNSNVHLERFDKSPFWVKSLEELLNDCWNENPNLQDLATVLNLNPITISKHFPKYFGCTLGEYMRRIKINRSLSLIQSTEDNLTEIGFQCGFSDQSHFIRTFKSQTGFLPKQFQKL
- a CDS encoding DUF2252 domain-containing protein; the protein is MIEESKDNSEDRFDPALSKAHRFDQGVALRQVAPRSVHQEWNPAENREDPIEILIKTSIGRIESLLPIRYTRMMESPFAFFRGSAAIMAADLAQTPNTGIDLQLCGDCHLMNFGGFATPERKLVFDINDFDETFPGPWEWDIKRLAASFVIAGRWKKFTNKVCKEFAWHVADSYKRHMLDYSKLSALQIWYADIDLAELIERGEDEEIKSFQQKRIKKAAEYTAHEKEFAKMTYQEGSRARIKDDPPLIYHPTGEEGKRILKEAETVHKRYLETLSDEKKVLLSRYTLHDLAIKVVGVGSVGTLCGISLLMSATGEPIFLQFKEARQSVLEPNLKIKGKYSHQGERIVMGQKLMQSASDMFLGWTNDDHGKFFYIRQLRDAKVKPVLEIMKAKNMADYAKACGWALARAHARTGDPSVLSGYIGKSNEFANAISRFSLSYANQNESDYNRMLEAIKEGRLPISTEV
- a CDS encoding BamA/TamA family outer membrane protein — translated: MKSTTHMRKIALLNLFFILSFSTMMGQKPHISVKDSLDGAFDLSDYIIYAHGFIVVPTLITEPALGGIGGAIVPIFLKKHAPVIDENGKKRFIDPDITGAMGMYTGNKSWVAGAFRAGSFIKSKIMYRVGAGYGNVNMSFYENMPSGKDKEIDLNFQSFVFYTRVMKQFRNAKWSAGPQYFLLDSKINFPDLNNLPSFAKLKDINSTVSQLGAALQFDGRDNIFTPDKGMRFQADFFWSDNAIGSDYDAWRVNLSAIGYYPLTKKLIGGLRIEGEEAFGSPPFYLRPGINLRGIPAARYQGKASIVTEAELRWDVYRRWSVMGYGGLASAFNDWDKAFAKPVVYSYGTGFRYLLARKFKLRMGVDVAKGPEDWAYYVVFGSNWLR
- a CDS encoding helix-turn-helix domain-containing protein, giving the protein MIEIVLSIFFFIATIVGFATSFMVLFSKKNYSKSFFLGLFLFSLAVVSIYNFYLSATVFKNFPDLFRITKSFVFLVAPSAFLYVRSILFSNKMFRKYDWLHFLPFMVYFSLTVFVWAGNSLGIDAVHYISDKINSPFSMLSLTVWLSYAFCQTMMILNYDLKSIKENHFNRVKILSWIRVYNLMILFLFSALFVHYFLVSKVDTIDLSCYVLISAVLVFTVGWLYFKPQIFYDTDEVEHHDYDFAEDDLVIEKTHETKNILPIIKEITTEKKELYLEKLESIFVSKELFLKKDLVIRDISDETGISVHHLSNLINSEFNLHFQDYVNLKRIEYFKEKINDPEWKDLSLEGMAWGSGFKSRTTCFRAFIKHTGKSPSEYFKVIRFNPEKTNTYYFKPTSN
- a CDS encoding type II CAAX endopeptidase family protein; the protein is METLTLKQRTFNSPVTKIILAILTFMAVVIIGQQIAVKLLGLTSLDKDYRNLLKGLFVSASCIFSYILFFRKYDKRTVTEFASKGLLKNITIGVLIGFILQSLTILVMYLNGNYSVVNINPISFILIPFAIMFTVAIIEEILVRGIIFRIMEEKLGTYISLTFSSILFGVLHLANPNGTLISSICITTAGFLMGAAFIYSRNLWMPIALHFAWNFTQSGIYGAITSGNEKTKSLLTAKIQGPEFITGGEFGPEGSIQAIVFCALGTILLLILIHKENKIIKPYWKK
- a CDS encoding DUF4136 domain-containing protein encodes the protein MNIKRKNLRIIPMLLLGIFYSCSPTVKVTTDYDHAANFSEYKTFAFYDLKAQEGQINQLNVDRITKSIRAELTSKGFTETTINPDLKVNAVSILKNKTSVSANTDFYGYGGMYRPYGYWGGGAMMGGANTTFNTYDYVDGSLVIDIVSSKTQKLIWQGIGNAEIDSKPDNPEEFIAASIKKILAGFPPGLAKK
- a CDS encoding DUF6515 family protein, with the protein product MKLYQSKNKISIIITAFFALLLMIPEDATAQRFGHFRPMPMPRPMPTPRPLPTPRPLPPPRPLPPPGPRPIPPRPLPPPPHPYPYPRPYPVPFHPYPVPYPYIYHPFVPYYWGPTWYPIGFFAATLTTAAIVISVENNQYNYDDGVYYVKESSGYKVVPAPLGATISELPKGYVTINVSGTEYYYYGGAYYAKDTSKYKVVNAPVGAVVSHLPEGAEEKTIDGQKYMIYNNVYYQPISKDGQDSYVVVQGK